In Azospirillaceae bacterium, a genomic segment contains:
- a CDS encoding SpoIIE family protein phosphatase yields the protein MQETPRVLIVDDDPVMRDLVSVITMAQGFDVMQASDGAEGLSIIRSMPQVDMVISDWEMPFMDGVEFCRQIRAMHLPKYIHVLLLTARQRQADFLAAMEAGADDFLSKPFNPAMFSSRLGVTKRLLALQNRLMQNNDLLTRTNERLTEAYNKLQEDVDAAARAQRRLLPEPLKTVGRAQFASCLVPSANISGDMYNFFELPDGSIGFYMVDVAGHGARAALMSVTLNRILTADAFIYSDARQQIMQPHAPRSLVSELNRRFVPDAEIVDYFTMICGVLDQNGGRVRFCQAGHPHPVVVPRNEAPFPVGSGGFPVGLVDGMDYDDTVVPLSPGTRVVLHSDGVTECASPDGEQYGETRLHKLLDEMRDLPIDRISDVVREDLYAWRGGGGFDDDVSVLAFEINS from the coding sequence ATGCAGGAAACACCACGCGTCCTAATCGTCGACGACGATCCGGTCATGCGGGACCTGGTCAGCGTCATCACCATGGCCCAGGGCTTTGACGTCATGCAGGCCAGCGACGGGGCGGAAGGGTTGTCCATCATCCGCAGCATGCCCCAGGTCGACATGGTGATCAGCGACTGGGAAATGCCGTTCATGGACGGTGTGGAGTTCTGTCGCCAAATCCGGGCCATGCACCTGCCCAAATACATCCACGTCCTGCTGCTGACCGCGCGTCAGCGGCAGGCCGACTTCCTGGCGGCGATGGAGGCCGGGGCCGACGACTTCCTGAGCAAGCCCTTCAATCCGGCCATGTTCTCCTCCCGCCTGGGCGTGACCAAGCGCCTGCTGGCCCTGCAGAACCGCCTGATGCAGAACAACGACCTGCTGACCCGCACCAATGAGCGCCTGACGGAGGCCTACAACAAGCTGCAGGAGGACGTGGACGCCGCGGCCCGCGCCCAGCGCCGCCTGCTGCCGGAGCCGTTGAAGACCGTGGGCCGGGCGCAGTTCGCCTCCTGCCTGGTGCCGTCGGCCAACATCTCCGGCGATATGTACAATTTCTTCGAACTGCCGGACGGGTCCATCGGCTTCTACATGGTGGACGTGGCGGGCCACGGCGCCCGCGCCGCCCTGATGTCGGTGACCCTGAACCGCATCCTGACGGCGGACGCCTTCATCTACAGCGATGCGCGCCAGCAGATCATGCAGCCGCACGCGCCCCGGTCCCTGGTCTCCGAACTGAACCGCCGCTTCGTGCCGGACGCGGAGATCGTGGACTATTTCACCATGATCTGCGGCGTGCTGGACCAGAATGGCGGGCGGGTGCGTTTCTGTCAGGCGGGCCACCCCCATCCAGTCGTGGTACCCCGAAACGAAGCCCCCTTCCCCGTGGGCTCAGGTGGTTTTCCGGTGGGCCTTGTGGACGGCATGGACTACGATGACACCGTGGTTCCCCTGTCCCCTGGGACACGGGTGGTGCTGCATTCCGACGGCGTCACAGAATGCGCCTCACCGGACGGGGAACAGTACGGGGAAACCAGACTGCATAAATTGCTCGACGAAATGCGTGACCTACCCATCGACCGGATCAGCGACGTGGTGCGCGAAGATCTTTACGCTTGGCGCGGCGGTGGCGGTTTCGACGATGATGTGAGCGTACTGGCATTTGAAATAAATAGTTGA
- a CDS encoding STAS domain-containing protein: MLTITQANGTTVLTIDAGRLDAAVAVRFKEAFLALEIPPGPVLIDMTGVSFIDSSGLGALISIVKHLKLPDRPGICGLQPSVKTMFSLTRMDRVFSIYPDAATALATPAQ, from the coding sequence ATGCTTACCATCACGCAGGCCAATGGTACGACCGTCCTGACCATCGACGCGGGTCGATTGGACGCCGCCGTCGCGGTCCGTTTCAAGGAGGCTTTCCTGGCGCTGGAAATCCCCCCGGGGCCGGTCCTGATCGACATGACGGGGGTCAGCTTCATCGACTCCAGCGGCCTGGGCGCCCTGATCTCCATCGTCAAGCACCTGAAGCTGCCGGACCGCCCGGGTATTTGCGGCCTGCAACCCTCGGTGAAGACCATGTTCTCGCTGACCCGCATGGATCGCGTCTTCTCGATCTACCCGGACGCCGCCACGGCGTTGGCCACCCCCGCCCAGTGA
- a CDS encoding ATP-binding protein has product MTDLLIAAANEVVAGDWILLEIGLAEVVNNAIEYACAGMADGYVTLRALIDDGTLTVDIEDNGTPLPADTQSKFDNAGDMSDVMALSGRGYSLVRQCFSDAWFRHEAGINRVTLSYPLNQDAMAF; this is encoded by the coding sequence TTGACGGATCTGTTGATCGCCGCCGCCAATGAGGTGGTGGCGGGTGACTGGATCCTGCTGGAAATCGGCCTGGCGGAGGTGGTCAACAACGCCATCGAATACGCCTGCGCCGGCATGGCCGACGGCTATGTCACCCTGCGTGCCCTGATCGACGATGGCACCCTGACGGTGGATATCGAGGATAACGGCACCCCCCTTCCGGCGGACACACAGTCGAAGTTCGACAACGCCGGGGACATGAGTGACGTCATGGCCCTGTCCGGCCGGGGGTATTCGCTGGTGCGCCAGTGCTTTTCCGACGCCTGGTTCCGGCATGAGGCCGGCATCAACCGCGTCACCCTGTCCTATCCCCTGAACCAGGACGCCATGGCGTTTTGA
- a CDS encoding LysR family transcriptional regulator — MKRIDPADLAVFLAIATHRSFRKAAMELGVTPSALSHALRAIEERLDLRLVNRTTRSVGLTEAGERLYARIRPAFLDIHDAIEDLNSLRGAPAGTLRLNAPQAAARLVLLPIVTRFLAAYPDVRVDLVADDTLVDVVSGGFDAGVRFGESIAADMIAVPIGPRQRFAVVGTPDYFQRHPVPATPHDLRGLPCVRFRFLSGALYRWEFERGGEAVEVEVDGPLTLSDHDLMVDAALAGTGLAYVFDVRVVPLLAEGRLVRVLADWCPYYPGFFLYYPSRRQLPAVLRAFIDFARGMGAG; from the coding sequence ATGAAGCGCATCGATCCCGCCGACCTGGCCGTCTTCCTGGCCATCGCCACCCATCGCAGCTTCCGTAAGGCGGCGATGGAACTGGGTGTCACCCCCTCGGCGCTCAGCCACGCCCTGCGCGCCATCGAGGAACGGCTGGACCTGCGGCTGGTGAACCGCACCACGCGCAGCGTCGGCCTGACGGAGGCGGGGGAACGGCTGTATGCCCGTATCCGCCCGGCCTTCCTGGACATCCATGACGCCATTGAGGATTTGAACAGCCTGCGCGGCGCGCCCGCCGGCACCCTGCGCCTGAACGCGCCGCAGGCGGCGGCGCGGCTGGTGCTGCTGCCCATCGTTACGCGCTTCCTGGCGGCCTACCCCGACGTGCGGGTGGACCTGGTGGCGGACGATACGCTGGTGGATGTGGTGTCAGGTGGGTTTGACGCCGGTGTGCGGTTCGGCGAAAGCATCGCGGCGGACATGATCGCCGTGCCCATCGGGCCGCGGCAACGCTTTGCCGTGGTGGGGACCCCGGACTATTTCCAGCGCCATCCCGTGCCAGCGACTCCACATGACCTGCGCGGCCTACCCTGCGTCCGTTTCCGCTTCCTCAGCGGCGCGCTGTACCGGTGGGAGTTCGAGCGCGGCGGCGAAGCGGTGGAGGTGGAGGTCGATGGCCCCCTGACGCTCAGCGACCACGACCTGATGGTGGACGCGGCCCTGGCCGGCACCGGCCTGGCGTATGTTTTCGATGTGCGGGTGGTGCCCCTGCTGGCGGAGGGGCGATTGGTGCGGGTTTTGGCGGACTGGTGCCCGTATTACCCGGGTTTCTTCCTTTATTACCCCAGCCGCCGGCAACTGCCGGCCGTCCTGCGCGCCTTCATCGACTTCGCGCGTGGCATGGGGGCGGGGTAG